In Musa acuminata AAA Group cultivar baxijiao chromosome BXJ2-8, Cavendish_Baxijiao_AAA, whole genome shotgun sequence, one genomic interval encodes:
- the LOC103993317 gene encoding pentatricopeptide repeat-containing protein At3g48810 encodes MYLREGRSLLLKVRNPVMPVVLNMDLVPDGKREKVSNVSEVKETDVLKSLHSERNVAVALDYFRSVAVSRGFRHTRLTYQIMIEKLGRESQMDAVQYLLQQMKLQCLPCSEDILVSVISSYARIGSADQALKTFYRIQDLGCRPTVRIYNHLLDSLLKDNRFSMINPIYSNMKKEGIEPNVFTYNILLKALCQNDRVDVAYKLLIEMANKGHSPDSVSYTTIVSSLCKYGKLNEAKELVTCSTPCVPTYNALINGMCEELRMKEALCFVDDMIARGLFPNVITYTTILNAFCKVREMRLSLAILAQMLVKGCAPNILTFTSLIKGFFEEHNISEALDVWDRMIRDRCMPNVVAYNVLVHGLCSTGNLKSALSVFDEMIQNDFPPNIRTYGSLIDGFSKQGDLEGAMSTWNKMMDSGCKPNVLVYTYMVEAFCKNSMFDHAINLIQNMMLEDCPPNTVTYNTLIKHLCDSGRVGWAMSIIDDMKIQRCQPNTRTYNQLLDGLCREGNFKEAFTLVNDMLVNGIELTLVTYNTIIHGITQAGMIEEGLLLTGKMIVQGVQPDSLTINGIIHAFCEEGKVTNAARLLGLMNTENCYRDVFSYTRLISGLCNQQNLEESMVYLLKMLSEGIFPNVATWNVLVRSISMNMDYSSSIQLVKHILN; translated from the coding sequence CGAAATCCGGTGATGCCAGTGGTCCTCAATATGGATTTGGTCCCTGATGGTAAGCGAGAAAAGGTTTCAAATGTTTCTGAAGTGAAAGAGACTGATGTACTGAAGAGTTTACATTCGGAGAGGAATGTTGCAGTTGCACTAGATTATTTCAGATCTGTAGCTGTATCAAGAGGCTTTAGGCACACACGGCTCACATACCAAATTATGATTGAGAAACTAGGGAGGGAAAGTCAGATGGATGCTGTTCAATACCTCCTGCAACAAATGAAGCTGCAATGTCTACCCTGCTCCGAGGACATACTTGTCAGCGTCATAAGTTCATATGCTCGAATTGGATCTGCAGATCAAGCTTTAAAAACATTCTATCGCATTCAAGATCTCGGTTGCAGACCGACTGTGAGAATTTATAATCATCTTTTGGATTCATTGCTCAAAGATAACAGGTTTAGTATGATAAATCCTATTTACAGCAACATGAAGAAAGAGGGAATAGAGCCCAATGTGTTCACATACAACATTCTTCTCAAAGCTTTATGCCAAAATGATCGAGTAGATGTTGCATACAAACTTCTTATTGAGATGGCAAATAAGGGACATTCTCCAGATTCTGTGAGTTATACAACAATAGTTTCTTCCCTTTGCAAGTATGGGAAGTTAAATGAGGCTAAGGAGCTGGTTACTTGTTCAACCCCATGTGTACCTACTTATAATGCTCTCATAAATGGCATGTGCGAAGAACTTAGAATGAAAGAGGCACTATGTTTTGTAGATGATATGATAGCTAGAGGATTATTCCCTAATGTAATTACCTACACAACAATTCTTAATGCATTTTGTAAGGTTAGAGAAATGAGGTTGTCCCTCGCTATTTTGGCTCAAATGCTGGTTAAAGGATGTGCGCCTAATATCCTTACTTTCACATCTTTGATAAAAGGTTTTTTTGAAGAGCACAATATATCTGAAGCTCTCGATGTTTGGGATAGGATGATTCGGGACAGATGCATGCCCAATGTTGTTGCATACAATGTCCTTGTTCATGGTCTTTGCTCTACTGGTAATCTGAAAAGTGCTTTATCTGTCTTTGATGAGATGATTCAAAATGATTTTCCTCCTAATATTAGAACTTATGGTTCTCTTATTGATGGCTTCTCGAAGCAAGGAGACCTAGAAGGTGCAATGTCAACATGGAACAAGATGATGGACAGCGGTTGCAAGCCTAATGTCCTCGTGTATACTTACATGGTGGAGGCATTTTGCAAGAACTCCATGTTTGATCATGCAATAAATCTTATCCAGAACATGATGTTAGAGGATTGTCCTCCCAATACAGTGACATACAACACATTAATTAAGCATCTATGTGACAGTGGAAGAGTGGGTTGGGCCATGAGTATAATTGATGATATGAAAATACAAAGGTGTCAACCAAACACCAGAACCTACAATCAGTTGCTTGATGGCCTTTGCAGAGAAGGAAACTTCAAAGAAGCTTTTACACTTGTGAATGATATGTTAGTGAATGGGATTGAGCTAACTTTGGTTACCTATAACACCATAATACATGGCATCACTCAGGCAGGTATGATCGAGGAAGGTTTACTACTTACTGGAAAGATGATAGTTCAGGGTGTACAACCTGATTCACTCACTATTAATGGAATAATTCATGCTTTCTGTGAGGAAGGCAAAGTTACAAACGCTGCTCGACTATTAGGTCTAATGAATACAGAAAATTGTTATAGGGATGTCTTTTCATACACTAGACTGATTTCTGGTCTTTGCAATCAGCAGAATTTAGAAGAATCAATGGTATATCTTCTGAAGATGTTGAGTGAAGGAATTTTCCCAAATGTTGCTACATGGAACGTGCTAGTGCGCAGCATTTCCATGAATATGGATTACTCTAGTTCAATTCAATTAGTGAAGCATATCCTGAATTAA